Proteins found in one Tamandua tetradactyla isolate mTamTet1 chromosome 3, mTamTet1.pri, whole genome shotgun sequence genomic segment:
- the LOC143677348 gene encoding uncharacterized protein LOC143677348 isoform X1 has translation MLGPSQRKLFREVMLENINHLVSMGYQVCKSDVLSQLAQEEEVWREGKGSPPNQIQVGKRSFKKQEMTFMESTCREDTSNIISLQISHIKKNSIKSNYLQEDFTHRSTVSQQVLIQMRKKPYFCKTLGKVLSEQLFFNRTISKPHEYHESPEAFIKNSENRQYIGNHIGEKPHKDHLCGKAFSEYAHHCQHERNHTGEVHFECLLCGKAFSQSAYLHQHERTHTGEKLHRYYLGDKAFNHCFSLKAHDRVHTVQKPYECHLCGKYFHQSSHLHQHERTHTGEKPHECHLCGKAFSQYSSLKQHERIHTGEKPHECHLCGKAFRQSAHLRQHERTHSGERLHEYHLCGKAFSNCFNLKQHERTHTGEKPYECYLCGKAFSQSSNLKKHERTHTGEKPHECHHCGKVFSHYFSLKQHKSSHSGQKPHRHYFCMEVFSNCSPFRNMRNHRRETPCHLFGKTSINLLIFDNMRTHTG, from the exons ATGCTTGGCCcatcccagagaaagctgttcagagaagTGATGCTAGAGAATATCAATCATCTGGTCTCAATGG GATATCAGGTCTGTAAATCAGATGTGCTTTCCCAGTTGGCACAAGAAGAGGAAgtgtggagagaaggaaaaggatcTCCCCCAAACCAGATTCAAG TTGGGAAAAGAtcctttaaaaaacaagaaatgacatTCATGGAATCTACCTGCAGGGAAGACACTTCTAACATCATATCATTG CAGATATCTCACATTAAAAAGAATTCCATTAAATCTAATTATTTGCAAGAAGATTTCACTCACAGGTCCACAGTGAGCCAACAGGTATTAATTCAAATGAGGAAGAAACCATATTTCTGCAAAACACTTGGGAAAGTCCTCAGTGAGCAGTTATTTTTTAATCGCACTATAAGTAAACCACATGAATATCATGAAAGTCCTGAAGCCTTTATTAAAAACTCTGAAAACAGGCAATACATTGGAAATCACATTGGAGAGAAACCCCATAAAGATCACCtctgtggaaaagccttcagtgaATATGCTCATCATTGCCAGCATGAGAGAAATCACACAGGAGAGGTACACTTTGAATGtcttctatgtgggaaagccttcagtcaatcTGCTTATCTTCaccaacatgagagaactcacacaggaGAAAAACTACATAGATATTATCTGGGTGATAAAGCCTTTAATCATTGCTTTTCCCTTAAAGCACATGACAGAGTGCACACAGTacagaaaccctatgaatgtcatctatgtggaaaaTACTTCCATCAATCTTCTCATCTTCaccaacatgagagaactcatacaggagagaaaccccatgaatgtcatctatgtgggaaggCCTTCAGTCAGTACTCATCActtaaacaacatgagagaattcatactggagagaaacctcaTGAATGTcacctatgtgggaaagccttccgTCAATCTGCACACCTTCgccaacatgagagaactcactcAGGAGAGAGGCTCCATGAatatcatctatgtgggaaagccttcagtaatTGCTTTAACCTTAAACAGCATGAGAGAACCCACAcgggagagaaaccctatgaatgttatctatgtggaaaagcctttagtCAATCCTCTAATCTTAAAAAACATGAGAGAacccacacaggagagaaaccccatgaatgtcatCATTGTGGGAAAGTCTTCAGTCATTACTTTTCCCTTAAACAACATAAGAGCTCTCACAGTGGACAGAAACCACATAgacat